From a single Nocardioides panacis genomic region:
- a CDS encoding cation:dicarboxylate symporter family transporter codes for MTAAPSTETTATPPPGRRDRSHYLYMAVIVAVLLGIAVGLLAPDFAVQLKPIGTAFVALIKMMISPVIFCTIVLGVGSVASAAHVGKVGGLALGYFVTMSTVALAIGLVVGNLIHPGSGLHLTADVAKAGAEQAGESGSTTDFILGVIPTTLFSALTEGEVLQTLLVALLVGFAVQAMGRSGQPVLRGVEHLQRVVFRVLAMIMWAAPVGAFGAIAGVVGETGVDALKSLAILMLAFYITCALFVFVMLGAILKLATGVNIFRLLRYLGREFLLILSTSSSESALPRLMAKMEHAGVDKTTVGVVVPTGYSFNLDGTAIYLTMASLFIAEALGKPLAIGEQISLLVFMVIASKGAAGVTGAGLATLAGGLSSHRPELLDGVGLIVGIDRFMSEARALTNFAGNAVATVLIGTWTGGVDREQLDAVLAGTRPFDETTMLDADEAEEPLADRAVEAPAAR; via the coding sequence ATGACAGCCGCGCCCAGCACCGAGACCACCGCGACACCGCCACCGGGGCGACGTGACCGGTCGCACTACCTCTACATGGCGGTGATCGTCGCGGTGTTGCTCGGCATCGCGGTCGGGCTCCTCGCTCCGGACTTCGCGGTGCAGCTCAAGCCGATCGGCACCGCTTTCGTGGCGCTGATCAAGATGATGATCTCGCCGGTGATCTTCTGCACGATCGTGCTCGGCGTGGGCTCGGTCGCCAGCGCGGCGCACGTCGGCAAGGTCGGCGGCCTGGCCCTCGGCTACTTCGTGACGATGTCGACGGTCGCGCTGGCGATCGGCCTGGTCGTCGGCAACCTGATCCACCCCGGCTCGGGCCTGCACCTGACCGCCGACGTCGCCAAGGCCGGCGCGGAGCAGGCCGGCGAGTCCGGCAGCACCACGGACTTCATCCTCGGGGTCATCCCGACGACGCTGTTCTCCGCGCTGACCGAGGGCGAGGTGCTGCAGACCCTGCTGGTCGCGCTGCTGGTCGGCTTCGCCGTGCAGGCGATGGGCCGCAGCGGCCAGCCGGTGCTGCGTGGCGTCGAGCACCTGCAGCGCGTCGTCTTCCGGGTGCTCGCGATGATCATGTGGGCCGCCCCGGTCGGCGCGTTCGGCGCCATCGCCGGGGTGGTGGGCGAGACCGGGGTGGACGCGCTGAAGAGCCTCGCGATCCTGATGCTCGCCTTCTACATCACCTGCGCGCTGTTCGTGTTCGTGATGCTCGGCGCCATCCTCAAGCTGGCCACCGGGGTGAACATCTTCCGGCTGCTGCGCTACCTGGGCCGCGAGTTCCTGCTGATCCTCTCGACGTCGTCCTCGGAGTCGGCGCTGCCGCGGCTGATGGCCAAGATGGAGCACGCCGGCGTCGACAAGACCACGGTCGGGGTCGTCGTACCGACGGGGTACTCGTTCAACCTCGACGGCACCGCCATCTACCTGACGATGGCCTCGCTGTTCATCGCCGAGGCGCTCGGCAAGCCGCTGGCCATCGGCGAGCAGATCTCGCTGCTGGTCTTCATGGTCATCGCGTCCAAGGGCGCCGCGGGCGTCACGGGCGCGGGCCTGGCCACGCTGGCCGGCGGGCTCTCCTCGCACCGCCCCGAGCTGCTCGACGGCGTCGGCCTGATCGTCGGCATCGACCGGTTCATGTCGGAGGCCCGGGCGCTGACGAACTTCGCGGGCAACGCCGTGGCCACCGTGCTGATCGGCACCTGGACCGGGGGAGTGGACCGCGAGCAGCTCGACGCGGTGCTCGCCGGGACGCGCCCGTTCGACGAGACCACGATGCTCGACGCCGACGAGGCGGAGGAGCCCCTCGCGGACAGGGCGGTGGAGGCACCCGCGGCGCGTTAG
- a CDS encoding GNAT family N-acetyltransferase, whose amino-acid sequence MVFKAEVAAASPFACQVQGVYVDPSRRGEGLAAAGMAAVVRHALRAIAPVVSLYVNEHNVSARKAYARAGFEDAGTFSTIMF is encoded by the coding sequence GTGGTGTTCAAGGCCGAGGTGGCGGCCGCGTCGCCGTTCGCCTGCCAGGTCCAGGGCGTCTACGTCGACCCGTCCCGGCGGGGCGAGGGCCTCGCGGCCGCCGGGATGGCCGCGGTGGTGCGCCACGCGCTGCGCGCCATCGCGCCGGTGGTCTCGCTCTACGTCAACGAGCACAACGTGTCCGCCCGCAAGGCCTACGCCCGGGCCGGCTTCGAGGATGCCGGGACCTTCTCCACGATCATGTTCTGA
- a CDS encoding alkaline phosphatase family protein, whose product MFKLASAAAVCAALVVAGAPLAGAPATARPVATTKGVQGTLTKPPGLPGGFKHLVVIYEENHSFDNLYGGWGAVNGQRVDGRSRATAARTAQVAQNGTRYSCLLQDDVNLTSPPQPGDCTDSAHGVISHFANKPFAIDRFIKPTDTTCPAPGVFAANGVPKGSGQPGGCTRDIVHRFYQEQYQLNGGRQNRYTTGSDAVGLTQGYYKTRDLPIYKYLHRTGAPKYVLADRFFQAAFGGSFLNHQWLIAARTPPRHQPRREHRGQLRARQQRDGHRLPALHTDRAGQGRPAHPQVQRPAGDEVHEGLRRLRGQHRPAVQPARRGHGCEDPADRRREVPQHR is encoded by the coding sequence ATGTTCAAGCTCGCCAGTGCGGCCGCCGTGTGCGCGGCCCTCGTCGTCGCAGGAGCGCCGCTCGCCGGCGCCCCGGCCACCGCCCGCCCCGTCGCCACCACGAAGGGCGTGCAGGGCACGCTGACGAAGCCACCGGGCCTCCCGGGCGGCTTCAAGCACCTCGTCGTGATCTACGAGGAGAACCACTCCTTCGACAACCTGTACGGCGGGTGGGGCGCCGTCAACGGCCAGCGCGTCGACGGACGCTCGCGCGCCACGGCGGCCCGCACCGCCCAGGTGGCCCAGAACGGGACGAGGTACTCCTGCCTGCTGCAGGACGACGTGAACCTCACGAGCCCGCCGCAGCCGGGCGACTGCACCGACAGCGCCCACGGCGTCATCAGCCACTTCGCCAACAAGCCGTTCGCGATCGACCGCTTCATCAAGCCGACCGACACCACCTGCCCCGCGCCCGGCGTCTTCGCCGCCAACGGCGTGCCGAAGGGGAGCGGCCAGCCGGGCGGCTGCACGCGGGACATCGTGCACCGCTTCTACCAGGAGCAGTACCAGCTCAACGGCGGACGGCAGAACCGCTACACCACCGGCTCCGACGCGGTCGGGCTCACCCAGGGGTACTACAAGACGCGCGACCTCCCGATCTACAAGTACCTGCACCGCACGGGTGCCCCGAAGTACGTGCTGGCCGACCGCTTCTTCCAGGCCGCGTTCGGCGGCTCGTTCCTCAACCACCAGTGGTTGATCGCCGCCCGGACCCCCCCTCGACACCAGCCACGGCGCGAGCACCGCGGCCAACTCCGTGCTCGACAGCAACGGGATGGTCACCGCCTACCCGCTCTACACACCGACCGGGCCGGTCAAGGACGGCCAGCTCACCCGCAAGTGCAACGACCCGCTGGAGATGAAGTACACGAAGGCCTGCGGCGACTTCGCGGTCAACACCGTCCAGCCGTCCAGCCCGCCCGCCGCGGCCACGGGTGCGAAGATCCCGCTGATCGACGACGCGAAGTACCCCAACATCGGTGA
- a CDS encoding alkaline phosphatase family protein, producing the protein MTKAGISWKWYSGGWRDATSGKPGPLFQYHHQPFNYFAAYAPGKPGRAHLKDESRFITAAKNGHLPMVSFVKPYGAENEHPGYASQSKGSDHLVRLLKTITNGPQGKDTLVVVTYDEFGGQWDHVSPPAAGARKGTHDVWGPGTRIPALVVGRSLKRSGVDHTSYDTTSILATIERSYGLAPLSSRDRAVNDLSHAVARGGRR; encoded by the coding sequence ATGACCAAGGCCGGGATCTCCTGGAAGTGGTACTCCGGCGGCTGGCGCGACGCCACGTCCGGCAAGCCCGGCCCGCTGTTCCAGTACCACCACCAGCCGTTCAACTACTTCGCCGCCTACGCCCCCGGGAAGCCGGGCCGCGCGCACCTCAAGGACGAGTCGCGATTCATCACGGCCGCGAAGAACGGCCACCTGCCGATGGTCAGCTTCGTGAAGCCGTACGGCGCCGAGAACGAGCACCCGGGCTACGCCAGCCAGTCGAAGGGCAGCGACCACCTCGTCCGGCTGCTCAAGACGATCACCAACGGCCCGCAGGGCAAGGACACGCTGGTCGTGGTGACCTACGACGAGTTCGGCGGTCAGTGGGACCACGTGTCGCCCCCCGCCGCGGGAGCCCGGAAGGGCACCCACGACGTCTGGGGGCCGGGCACCCGCATCCCGGCCCTGGTGGTCGGCCGTTCCCTGAAGCGCTCGGGCGTCGACCACACGTCGTACGACACGACGTCGATCCTGGCGACCATCGAGCGCAGCTACGGGCTGGCGCCGTTGTCGAGTCGTGACCGGGCCGTCAACGACCTCTCGCACGCCGTGGCGCGGGGTGGCCGCCGCTGA
- a CDS encoding proline--tRNA ligase — MILRMSSLFVRTLRDDPADAEVPSHRLLVRAGYIRRAAPGIYSWLPLGLRVLRNIEGVVREEMDAIGAQELQFPALLPREPYEATGRWTEYGDGIFRLKDRKGADYLLGPTHEELFTLVVKDLYSSYKDLPVWLYQIQTKYRDEARPRAGVLRGREFVMKDSYSFDVTDEGLDRSYEAHRAAYVKTFDRLGFDYVVVKATSGAMGGSKSEEFLATAENGEDTYVSCTGCDYAANVEAVQVRAPQPVAYDDAPAAHAEQTPDTPTIETLVDHLNEKFPREDRPWHAGDTLKNVIIVLKHPDGTREPIAIGLPGDREVDVKRLEGQLEPTEVEAFDEKDFAKHPSLAKGYIGPGVLGEKNESGIRYLVDPRIVEGTRWVTGADVAGSHVIDLVAGRDFTPDGTIEAAEVRDGDPCPNCDGTLHTARGIEMGHIFALGRKYADALGLQVLDENGKLVTVTMGSYGIGVSRAVGAIAENTHDELGLVWPREVSPADVHLVATGKDTAVYDAAAKLAVDLTARGLTVLYDDRPKVSPGVKFKDAELIGVPTIVVVGKGLVDGVVEVKDRASGEREDVALDAAVEHVVRVVTVPLEAVTGNLKG, encoded by the coding sequence ATGATCTTGCGGATGTCGAGCCTGTTCGTGCGCACGCTGAGGGACGACCCGGCGGACGCGGAGGTGCCGAGCCACCGGCTGCTGGTCCGCGCGGGGTACATCCGCCGCGCGGCCCCCGGCATCTACTCCTGGCTGCCGCTGGGCCTGCGGGTGCTGCGCAACATCGAGGGCGTCGTCCGCGAGGAGATGGACGCGATCGGCGCCCAGGAGCTGCAGTTCCCCGCGCTGCTGCCGCGCGAGCCCTACGAGGCGACCGGCCGGTGGACGGAGTACGGCGACGGGATCTTCCGCCTCAAGGACCGCAAGGGCGCCGACTACCTGCTCGGCCCCACGCACGAGGAGCTGTTCACCCTCGTCGTGAAGGACCTGTACTCCTCCTACAAGGACCTGCCGGTCTGGCTCTACCAGATCCAGACGAAGTACCGCGACGAGGCGCGTCCCCGTGCCGGCGTGCTGCGCGGCCGCGAGTTCGTGATGAAGGACTCCTACTCCTTCGACGTCACCGACGAGGGCCTCGACCGGTCCTACGAGGCGCACCGCGCCGCCTACGTGAAGACCTTCGACCGGCTCGGCTTCGACTACGTCGTGGTCAAGGCCACCTCCGGGGCGATGGGCGGCTCGAAGTCCGAGGAGTTCCTGGCCACCGCGGAGAACGGCGAGGACACCTACGTCAGCTGCACCGGCTGCGACTACGCCGCCAACGTCGAGGCCGTGCAGGTGCGCGCCCCCCAGCCGGTGGCCTACGACGACGCGCCCGCCGCGCACGCGGAGCAGACGCCGGACACCCCCACGATCGAGACCCTCGTCGACCACCTCAACGAGAAGTTCCCCCGCGAGGACCGGCCCTGGCACGCCGGCGACACGCTCAAGAACGTGATCATCGTGCTCAAGCACCCCGACGGCACCCGCGAGCCGATCGCCATCGGTCTCCCCGGCGACCGCGAGGTCGACGTGAAGCGCCTCGAGGGGCAGCTCGAGCCCACCGAGGTCGAGGCGTTCGACGAGAAGGACTTCGCGAAGCACCCGTCGCTGGCGAAGGGCTACATCGGGCCCGGCGTGCTCGGCGAGAAGAACGAGTCGGGCATCCGCTACCTCGTCGACCCCCGGATCGTCGAGGGCACCCGCTGGGTCACCGGCGCCGACGTGGCCGGCTCGCACGTCATCGACCTGGTGGCCGGCCGCGACTTCACCCCGGACGGCACGATCGAGGCCGCCGAGGTCCGGGACGGCGACCCGTGCCCGAACTGCGACGGCACGCTGCACACCGCGCGCGGCATCGAGATGGGCCACATCTTCGCGCTGGGCCGCAAGTACGCCGACGCCCTCGGCCTGCAGGTGCTCGACGAGAACGGCAAGCTGGTCACGGTCACCATGGGCTCGTACGGGATCGGCGTCTCCCGGGCCGTCGGCGCGATCGCGGAGAACACCCACGACGAGCTCGGCCTGGTCTGGCCCCGCGAGGTCTCCCCGGCCGACGTGCACCTCGTCGCCACCGGCAAGGACACCGCGGTGTACGACGCGGCCGCCAAGCTCGCGGTGGACCTCACCGCCCGCGGCCTGACCGTCCTGTACGACGACCGCCCGAAGGTCTCGCCCGGCGTGAAGTTCAAGGACGCCGAGCTGATCGGCGTCCCCACGATCGTCGTGGTCGGCAAGGGCCTGGTCGACGGGGTCGTCGAGGTCAAGGACCGCGCGTCCGGCGAGCGCGAGGACGTCGCGCTGGACGCGGCCGTCGAGCACGTCGTGCGGGTGGTCACCGTGCCGCTCGAGGCCGTGACGGGGAACCTCAAGGGGTGA
- a CDS encoding HAD family hydrolase — MSPDIEAVLFDWGGTLTPWHTVDFAEEARVLAAAALDADEAAHERLARAGDAVWGRSRDHHTSATVADLFLEAGLSHDPSLLGGYRDFWEPHTYTDPDVLPLLSRLRVDGLKVGVLSNTVWPREWHEDFFRRDGVLELLDGAVYTSEIAWTKPAPQAFHAAMEAVGVADPAACVFVGDRLFDDIWGAANAGMRTIHVPHSDIPRTQVGHTEGEPDAVAEQLRHVYDVVSAWRSAG, encoded by the coding sequence ATGAGCCCGGACATCGAGGCGGTGCTGTTCGACTGGGGCGGCACGCTGACGCCCTGGCACACGGTCGACTTCGCCGAGGAGGCGCGGGTGCTGGCCGCCGCGGCGCTCGACGCCGACGAGGCCGCCCACGAGCGGCTGGCCCGGGCCGGTGACGCGGTCTGGGGGCGCTCGCGCGACCACCACACCAGCGCGACGGTCGCCGACCTCTTCCTGGAGGCCGGGCTGTCCCACGACCCGTCGCTGCTGGGCGGCTACCGGGACTTCTGGGAGCCGCACACCTACACCGACCCCGACGTGCTGCCGCTGCTCAGCCGGCTGAGGGTCGACGGCCTCAAGGTCGGGGTGCTCTCGAACACCGTGTGGCCGCGGGAGTGGCACGAGGACTTTTTCCGCCGCGACGGCGTCCTGGAGCTGCTCGACGGGGCGGTCTACACCAGCGAGATCGCGTGGACGAAGCCCGCACCGCAGGCGTTCCACGCCGCGATGGAGGCGGTCGGCGTCGCGGACCCGGCGGCCTGCGTCTTCGTGGGGGACCGGCTCTTCGACGACATCTGGGGCGCGGCGAACGCCGGGATGCGGACCATCCACGTCCCGCACAGCGACATCCCGCGCACGCAGGTCGGGCACACCGAGGGGGAGCCGGACGCGGTCGCCGAGCAGCTGCGGCACGTGTACGACGTGGTGTCGGCCTGGCGCTCGGCCGGCTGA
- a CDS encoding zinc metalloprotease gives MTALRHRTAALAGLTALVGSLSFAGALAPAQAAEPASSRAASCFDPTAVGAGTGGAAAARGGRSGLDHRDLTPAQQASIEKRTRTILADRRGKPGGGGTGGTVAAGPVPVYIHVMADANGNGDVTDAQITAQIAELNQDFAGGESTSSANTGFSFTLAGTDRYYNTQWHQDKSSTTYRSQTRRGGANALNIWLVDFAYLGVATFPWDYAKNPSIDGIRVEYSSLPGGSATNYNEGKTASHEAGHWFGLYHTFQGGCTSTNDEVADTPAQSSATSGCPEGRDSCALPGLDPIHNYMDYSYDPCYNQFTPNQATRTQQMFSAYRS, from the coding sequence ATGACTGCACTCCGTCACCGGACCGCGGCGCTGGCTGGGCTCACCGCCCTGGTCGGCAGCCTCTCGTTCGCCGGGGCCCTCGCCCCGGCGCAGGCCGCCGAGCCCGCCTCCAGCCGGGCCGCCTCGTGCTTCGACCCCACCGCGGTGGGAGCCGGCACCGGCGGCGCCGCCGCGGCACGGGGCGGACGCTCCGGCCTCGACCACCGCGACCTGACCCCGGCGCAGCAGGCGTCGATCGAGAAGCGCACCAGGACCATCCTGGCCGACCGGCGCGGCAAGCCCGGTGGCGGCGGCACCGGGGGCACCGTCGCGGCCGGGCCGGTGCCGGTCTACATCCACGTGATGGCCGACGCGAACGGCAACGGCGACGTCACCGACGCGCAGATCACCGCGCAGATCGCCGAGCTCAACCAGGACTTCGCCGGCGGCGAGTCGACCTCGTCGGCCAACACCGGCTTCTCGTTCACCCTGGCCGGGACCGACCGCTACTACAACACGCAGTGGCACCAGGACAAGAGCAGCACGACGTACCGCTCGCAGACCCGGCGCGGCGGCGCCAACGCGCTGAACATCTGGCTGGTGGACTTCGCCTACCTCGGCGTCGCGACATTCCCGTGGGACTACGCGAAGAACCCGTCCATCGACGGGATCCGGGTGGAGTACTCCTCGCTGCCGGGCGGCTCGGCCACGAACTACAACGAGGGCAAGACCGCCTCGCACGAGGCCGGTCACTGGTTCGGGCTCTACCACACGTTCCAGGGCGGCTGCACGAGCACCAACGACGAGGTGGCCGACACCCCGGCGCAGTCCAGCGCCACCAGCGGCTGCCCCGAAGGACGCGACTCGTGCGCGCTGCCGGGCCTCGACCCGATCCACAACTACATGGACTACAGCTACGACCCCTGCTACAACCAGTTCACCCCGAACCAGGCCACGCGGACGCAGCAGATGTTCTCCGCCTACCGCTCCTAG
- a CDS encoding ferritin-like domain-containing protein yields the protein MTPLEALQQTLAGEHAAVYVFRALAGRVSTSADPDLANGLAAAYALHRGRRDQLVTMVRAASGDPVAADVSYQLPNPSRTPAQLRSGALVTEQRCSDVYATMVGSTARVDRQWAIDALTDSAVRQLGFGGAPDPFPGVPEL from the coding sequence GTGACCCCGCTCGAGGCGCTGCAGCAGACGCTCGCCGGCGAGCACGCCGCGGTCTACGTCTTCCGGGCCCTGGCCGGCCGGGTGTCGACGTCCGCCGACCCGGACCTGGCGAACGGTCTCGCGGCGGCGTACGCCCTGCACCGGGGGCGCCGCGACCAGCTGGTCACGATGGTCCGGGCCGCGTCCGGCGACCCGGTCGCGGCGGACGTGAGCTACCAGCTGCCCAACCCGAGCCGTACGCCGGCGCAGCTCCGGTCCGGTGCGCTGGTCACCGAGCAGCGCTGCTCGGACGTCTACGCGACGATGGTGGGCAGCACGGCGCGGGTCGACCGGCAGTGGGCGATCGACGCGCTGACCGACTCGGCAGTCCGGCAGCTGGGCTTCGGCGGCGCCCCGGACCCGTTCCCCGGCGTCCCCGAGCTCTGA